CCGTGACCGTAAACAATTAAAACGCGAAATGCGTAAGCTTTGGATCACACGTATTAACGCTGCTGCTCGTCTAAATGACATGAGCTACAGCCAATTAATGCATGGTCTACGTTTAGCAAACATCGAAATTAACCGTAAAATGTTATCAGAAATTGCTATCCATGATCCTAAAGGATTTACAACTTTAGTAGGAAAAGCTCAAAAAGCTTTAGAAAAATAATAAATCATGAGAGATGATGCTGGTAAAGTAATTAATGAATTATTGGTTGATATTTTTAATCAAATTTTAATATTAGAAGAACGATATCATCGTGTTCATGGTGTTCGATTATCTATGACGGAAATTCATGCACTTGAAAGCATTCAAAAAAGCAAATCGAAAATGATGCGGGATGTTGCGGAGGCTCTTCGAATAACGCAAGGCACTTTGACAACAACGATCAATCGATTAAGTCAAAAGGGCTATGTTCTTCGTGAACAAGATGAGAATGACCGACGTGTTTATCGACTCCGTTTAACGGATAAAGGTGAGGCGGTTATGGAAATTCATAATCAATTTCATGAAGCTATGTCAGAACGACTGCTACTTCATCTACAAGATAAAGAAGAACTCATTGATTCCATTGCGGAAATTAATGAATTCTTCAAAGAATTATATGAAATTAATTAGATCCTTCGGGATCTTTTTTTATAAAAACACCCACCAATTATTGTTTGGTGGGTGTTTCTTTACGATAAGCCTCACACAGTCTTAGATATTTCAAATCTGCGATTTCTTGGTATATGTCTTGTTGATGTGATTCAAGCATCATCAGGCCCCACGCACACCAT
This genomic stretch from Erysipelothrix rhusiopathiae harbors:
- a CDS encoding MarR family winged helix-turn-helix transcriptional regulator codes for the protein MRDDAGKVINELLVDIFNQILILEERYHRVHGVRLSMTEIHALESIQKSKSKMMRDVAEALRITQGTLTTTINRLSQKGYVLREQDENDRRVYRLRLTDKGEAVMEIHNQFHEAMSERLLLHLQDKEELIDSIAEINEFFKELYEIN
- the rplT gene encoding 50S ribosomal protein L20, with the translated sequence MPRSTNSVASRARRKRTLKLAKGYYGSKHVLYRTANEQVMRSQRYAYRDRKQLKREMRKLWITRINAAARLNDMSYSQLMHGLRLANIEINRKMLSEIAIHDPKGFTTLVGKAQKALEK